A portion of the Bacteroides faecium genome contains these proteins:
- a CDS encoding IS4 family transposase, which produces MHQDKYVFSQLVSFLDRSKFNRIVTKYDGDKYVKYFTCWNQLLALMFGQLSNRESLRDLIIALEAHQGKTYHLGLGKNVTRSNLSKANQNRDYRIFESFAYYMVEQAQKKLKTSIFNLGSNVYAFDSTTIDLCLVVFWWAKFRKKKGGIKIHTLYDIETQIPAFFHITTASVHDSKAMSEIPYETGAYYIFDRGYNCFKSLFKIETLESYFVVRAKSNLQFKAINWKRRLPRNILSDAIGELTIYKSSKDYPSHIRKVCFWDEEQKRKFTFLTNAMDLSPLQIAELYKNRWQIELFFKWLKQHLKIKKFWGNTENAVRIQIYSAIIAYCLVAIIQHDMEIDRTTYEILQILSISLTDKTRLRDLFNKTNFNNDKERCGFSEPSLFKF; this is translated from the coding sequence ATGCATCAAGATAAATACGTTTTCTCACAGTTGGTATCATTCCTTGACCGAAGTAAATTTAATCGCATCGTTACTAAGTATGATGGAGACAAATATGTGAAGTACTTCACATGCTGGAATCAACTACTAGCTTTGATGTTCGGGCAACTCTCAAACAGAGAAAGTCTACGCGACCTTATTATCGCTTTGGAAGCCCATCAAGGGAAAACATACCATTTAGGTCTTGGAAAAAATGTAACCAGAAGCAATTTATCCAAAGCCAATCAAAATAGAGACTACCGTATCTTTGAATCTTTTGCTTATTACATGGTTGAACAGGCACAAAAGAAACTCAAAACTAGTATCTTTAATCTCGGTAGTAATGTTTATGCTTTCGATTCTACAACCATTGACTTGTGTTTGGTTGTATTTTGGTGGGCAAAGTTCCGAAAGAAAAAAGGAGGTATTAAAATACATACACTATATGATATAGAAACTCAAATACCTGCATTCTTCCATATAACTACAGCTTCGGTTCACGATAGCAAAGCTATGAGTGAAATTCCTTATGAGACAGGTGCTTACTACATCTTTGACCGTGGTTATAACTGTTTTAAGAGTCTTTTCAAAATAGAAACCTTAGAGTCCTATTTCGTTGTAAGAGCAAAATCAAACTTACAGTTCAAAGCTATAAATTGGAAACGCCGTTTACCCAGAAATATACTTTCTGATGCAATTGGCGAACTCACTATTTATAAAAGCTCCAAGGATTATCCTTCTCACATACGAAAGGTTTGTTTTTGGGATGAAGAGCAAAAACGTAAGTTTACGTTCCTTACCAATGCTATGGATTTATCTCCGCTACAAATTGCAGAACTTTATAAAAACAGGTGGCAGATTGAGCTTTTCTTTAAATGGCTTAAGCAACATCTGAAAATAAAGAAGTTCTGGGGCAATACAGAGAATGCTGTAAGAATACAAATATACTCTGCAATCATTGCCTATTGCCTTGTAGCAATTATTCAGCATGACATGGAAATTGATAGAACAACTTATGAGATTCTTCAAATCCTGAGCATATCGCTAACTGATAAAACTAGACTTAGAGACCTCTTTAACAAAACTAATTTCAATAATGACAAAGAACGATGCGGTTTTAGTGAACCAAGTTTATTTAAATTTTAA
- a CDS encoding zinc-binding alcohol dehydrogenase family protein, whose translation MKAVQIVNPSEMKVVELEKPTVGAGEVLVRIKYVGFCGSDLNTFLGKNPMVKLPVIPGHEVGAVIEEIGSGVPAGFEKGMNVTLNPYTNCGKCASCRNGRVNACEHNETLGVQRNGVMCEYAVLPWTKIIPADNISSRDCALIEPMSVGFHAVSRAQVIDNEFVMVIGCGMIGIGAIVRAALRGATVIAVDLDDEKLELAKKVGASYVVNSKTENVHERIQEITEGFGADVVIEAVGSPVTYVMAVDEVGFTGRVVCIGYAKSEVAFQTKLFVQKELDIRGSRNALPADFRAVINYMKEGNCPVEELISKIAKPEGALEAMQEWTANPGKVFRILVEF comes from the coding sequence ATGAAAGCAGTTCAAATTGTCAACCCCTCAGAAATGAAGGTGGTTGAACTGGAAAAACCGACCGTTGGCGCCGGTGAAGTATTAGTAAGAATCAAGTATGTCGGTTTTTGTGGTTCGGACTTAAACACGTTCCTGGGCAAGAATCCGATGGTGAAATTACCCGTGATACCGGGGCATGAAGTAGGGGCGGTAATTGAAGAAATCGGCTCGGGTGTTCCGGCAGGTTTCGAGAAAGGAATGAATGTGACGCTGAATCCGTACACTAATTGCGGTAAATGTGCTTCCTGTCGGAATGGTCGTGTCAATGCCTGCGAACATAACGAAACGCTGGGAGTGCAGCGTAATGGAGTGATGTGCGAATATGCCGTATTGCCTTGGACAAAGATTATTCCGGCAGACAATATCTCTTCCCGTGACTGTGCGTTGATTGAACCGATGAGTGTCGGATTCCATGCCGTATCACGTGCGCAGGTAATTGATAACGAATTTGTGATGGTGATTGGCTGTGGCATGATCGGTATAGGCGCGATTGTACGTGCTGCCCTAAGGGGAGCAACGGTAATTGCTGTCGATTTGGATGACGAAAAACTGGAACTGGCGAAGAAAGTCGGTGCATCTTATGTGGTTAACTCTAAGACAGAAAATGTACATGAACGGATACAGGAAATAACGGAAGGATTCGGTGCTGATGTCGTGATTGAAGCTGTCGGAAGTCCTGTCACTTACGTAATGGCAGTGGATGAAGTCGGATTCACTGGGCGTGTGGTTTGCATCGGCTATGCCAAGAGTGAAGTGGCTTTCCAAACGAAACTTTTCGTTCAGAAAGAATTGGATATCCGTGGTTCCAGAAATGCATTGCCGGCAGATTTCCGTGCAGTAATCAATTATATGAAAGAAGGAAATTGTCCGGTAGAAGAGTTGATTTCCAAGATAGCGAAACCGGAAGGTGCTTTGGAAGCCATGCAGGAATGGACGGCTAATCCGGGAAAGGTGTTCCGTATACTGGTTGAGTTCTGA
- a CDS encoding glycoside hydrolase family 43 protein has product MLKTKINTILLCTLFTWFFPLSAGAQYRNPILYADVPDMSVCRAGDYFYMVSTTMHLMPGAPIMRSPDMKHWETISYVFPRIDDGPRYDLLEGTAYGQGQWASSIRYHDGKFYVWFTANGAPGRGFVYTATDPAGPWKLLSRPPHFHDGSLLFDDDGRVYLFHSTGQLTELKPDLTDVLPGGINQQIFERDADEQGLLEGSSVIKHNGKYYLLMISMDWSIPGRLRREVCYRADKITGPYEKRVILETEFDGHGGVGQGCIVDGKNGEWYGLIFQDRGGVGRVPCLMPCTWTEDGWPMLGDKDGRIPNDTTLSYMSMDGICGSDDFSASELSLYWQWNHNPVDQAWSLTDRPGFLRLKTSRVVDNLFVAPNTLTQRMVGPKCMGTVSLSLAGMKDGDRAGLSAFNGDSGVLTVEKNGNKLSLVMSEQKSVFDKTKHAISRVDMTEQARIPLKKELVYLRVEGDFTNGRDEARFSYSLDGKTWIPVGLPIKMKFDYTRMFMGSKFAIFNYATRSVGGYVDVDSFDYSFCDASM; this is encoded by the coding sequence ATGCTGAAAACAAAAATCAACACTATTCTGCTGTGTACTCTTTTTACATGGTTCTTCCCGCTATCAGCCGGAGCACAATACCGTAATCCTATTCTTTATGCTGACGTTCCCGATATGTCGGTGTGTCGCGCAGGTGATTACTTTTACATGGTTTCCACTACTATGCACCTGATGCCGGGAGCGCCTATCATGCGTTCGCCGGATATGAAACATTGGGAAACTATCAGCTACGTATTTCCTCGCATTGACGATGGTCCCCGTTATGATCTGCTCGAAGGCACTGCTTACGGGCAAGGACAATGGGCATCATCTATCCGCTATCATGACGGAAAATTCTATGTATGGTTTACAGCCAATGGCGCGCCCGGACGCGGGTTTGTCTATACTGCGACAGATCCGGCCGGTCCCTGGAAACTTCTTTCGCGCCCCCCGCATTTCCATGACGGTTCGCTTCTGTTTGATGATGACGGGCGGGTGTATCTCTTTCACAGTACAGGACAGCTTACAGAGTTGAAACCCGATTTGACCGATGTGCTTCCCGGTGGCATCAACCAGCAGATCTTTGAACGGGATGCTGACGAACAAGGTCTGTTGGAAGGTAGTTCCGTCATCAAGCATAATGGAAAATATTATTTGCTGATGATTTCTATGGATTGGAGTATTCCCGGTCGTCTGCGTCGTGAAGTATGCTATCGTGCCGATAAGATTACCGGACCTTACGAAAAACGTGTTATTCTTGAAACAGAGTTCGACGGGCATGGCGGTGTTGGTCAGGGATGCATCGTAGACGGGAAAAACGGTGAATGGTACGGACTGATTTTTCAGGATCGTGGTGGCGTAGGACGTGTGCCGTGCCTCATGCCTTGTACATGGACGGAAGATGGTTGGCCTATGCTGGGAGACAAGGATGGGCGCATCCCGAATGATACCACTTTGTCGTATATGTCAATGGATGGTATCTGCGGTTCGGATGATTTTTCCGCTTCCGAGCTTTCCCTCTATTGGCAGTGGAATCATAACCCCGTCGATCAGGCATGGAGTCTTACCGACCGTCCCGGATTTCTGCGTTTGAAAACCTCCCGTGTGGTAGATAACCTGTTTGTTGCTCCCAATACGTTGACTCAGCGTATGGTAGGACCGAAATGCATGGGCACTGTCAGTCTCTCTCTGGCGGGGATGAAAGATGGTGACCGTGCGGGATTATCGGCTTTTAATGGTGACAGCGGTGTGCTTACGGTTGAAAAGAACGGAAATAAACTGTCTCTTGTGATGAGTGAACAGAAAAGTGTGTTTGATAAAACGAAGCATGCCATTAGCCGTGTGGATATGACCGAACAAGCCCGTATACCTCTTAAAAAAGAGCTTGTCTATTTGCGTGTGGAAGGTGACTTTACCAATGGACGGGATGAGGCACGTTTCTCTTATAGTCTTGACGGGAAAACATGGATACCTGTCGGTCTGCCTATTAAGATGAAATTTGACTACACCCGTATGTTCATGGGCAGTAAGTTTGCCATATTTAACTATGCTACACGTTCCGTGGGCGGTTATGTGGATGTGGATTCCTTTGATTATTCGTTCTGTGATGCGTCAATGTAA